A single region of the Neodiprion pinetum isolate iyNeoPine1 chromosome 5, iyNeoPine1.2, whole genome shotgun sequence genome encodes:
- the Ptp69D gene encoding tyrosine-protein phosphatase 69D isoform X2 has product MLRSQAPTMKISSLFVCFLLAYTSSENPVNNSNSSDLKNESQETASPINITVSQPEEYIEAGTTPSLTCKSKVQGYVWWTKDGGNLTLPINSSDGSLWQIKKASGNDTGNYTCVAQTLAGNLHNETRYIRVVERAKIMGGHPVRVKTGEPAVLSCYIEGYPLSNFTWMKISGDEISKNMPTQDFEWNGIYREMIVNFTKVSSKHNGTYECSAKGAEPDNYVKNQTSLTVTDVPQVYINTVKAVGAHRVFLNWTINDRNDPVKEYTIQYKKSDAKEWHFNREPIDGSKTSYVLTNLDNNTDYEFKIEATNTIGRSPPNYYEDSVRTLEQDPVFVPNVVYQGVTSDSIQITWDQPGKELQDHFHYYKLISICLTDNSRKEACLWNQTNKYVFSDLVPRTNYTFSVVACNTYTNECGNWSTPLQVETDDGVPSPPQNVSVICEYSNTSNSGNVYVTWAFPVEPNGVITRFSVQLNSSACYKNDSGIMGCENVEVTPVNIDVKKNMTKKFEGLLPNTNYTVSVNAETKLGKIRPGKFTIDNCSMPIAVPSKDNMNNVASWKKIDIGDQHLFQLKLRRISERNGPICCYRIFVVKLAPNQKVRDLIEPRNLDVDTYQKVYTSRSGGVYLADMFDSDSISTTIFIGDDKISDENKNCHYCVGLKPKTFQSVLNLANQPPSTDTENITSQMVDPAVSDASTGLRRRRENNPYTSINYNGETYLPEDGPLDKESNYTAFIEIIVNGSEPGQFLPAYSNYLNPHVVGSYYPVPDPPEDLGLMMQICVAVLIIVIIILMGMCVLHKYLKHARQGGEEIISLRNSFRTLRGRHQLVASNPPDMPPISRADLLQAYIDRHRDSDYGFQHEFELLPDRFADRTTRASEARENLYKNRYPDIKCYDQTRVRLVQVDGICGSDYINANFVLGYKERKKFICAQGPMENTVCDYWRMIWEQHLELVLMLTNLEEYSKTKCAKYWPDKSESRSFGDITVEHVRERPYSDYVVRELKMTRTGERDSRIIIQYHFLVWKDFMAPEHPHAILRFIKRVNEAYSLEKGPILVHCSAGVGRTGTLVALDSLLQQLADEGQVSIFNTVCDLRHQRNFLVQSLKQYIFVYRALMEMAQFGDTEIPAAQLKNHVEKLRQRDNGKDKTKMEEEYDKISSMLEDRKSFSVGGGDENRIKNRNDLVIPYDRNRVILTPVPGREHSTYINASFIEGYDNSESFIITQDPLESTIPDFWRMISEQCTSTIVMLSDLSDGPRKCPRYWSDDEVAYDHIKVRYIQSESCPYYTRRELCIINEKTDENMIVTQYHYHGWPTVEGEVPEVTRGLIELVDQTISNDVESGGPLVVHCHCGSDRSSMFVALSILVQQLRTERRVDIFTTTKKLRSQRHGMIGSFAQYEFLHRAIVNYSDLHNLAEDEAAS; this is encoded by the exons ATGTTACGAAGCCAAGCCCCGACAATGAAGATATCCTCCCTCTTCGTTTGTTTCCTATTAGCTTACACCAGCTCCGAAAATCCCG tcaACAATTCGAACTCTTCAGACTTAAAAAATGAATCTCAGGAAACGGCATCACCGATTAATATAACGGTCTCTCAACCAGAGGAATACATAGAAGCAGGAACAACGCCCTCCTTGACTTGCAAATCAAAGGTGCAGGGATACGTTTGGTGGACAAAGGATGGAGGAAACTTGACATTGCCGATAAATTCATCGGACGGAAGCTTGTGGCAAATCAAAAAGGCCAGCGGAAACGATACTGGAAATTACACATGTGTCGCTCAAACTCTGGCAGGGAATCTTCACAATGAGACGAGATACATAAGAGTAGTAG AGCGTGCCAAGATAATGGGAGGGCATCCGGTACGTGTTAAAACAGGCGAACCGGCAGTACTTTCGTGTTACATCGAAGGATATCCACTGTCAAATTTTACTTGGATGAAGATCAGCGGCGATGAGATAAGCAAGAACATGCCCACCCAGGATTTCGAGTGGAATGGAATATACCGTGAAATGATCGTTAACTTCACCAAAGTTAGCTCGAAACATAACGGTACTTACGAGTGCAGTGCAAAAGGCGCTGAACCGGATAATTATGTTAAGAATCAGACATCGCTGACGGTGACCGATGTTCCCCAAGTCTATATCAACACTGTAAAAGCAGTTGGAGCACACAGAGTGTTTTTGAATTGGACCATAAACGACCGTAACGATCCTGTGAAAGAATATACAATTCAATACAAAAAAAGTGACGCGAAAGAGTGGCATTTTAACAGGGAGCCTATCGACGGCAGTAAGACTAGCTATGTTCTTACAAATCTAGATAACAACACTGACTATGAGTTCAAGATTGAAGCCACTAATACGATTGGCCGCTCACCTCCAAACTATTATGAAGACTCGGTTAGAACATTGGAACAAG ATCCTGTATTCGTTCCGAATGTCGTGTACCAGGGGGTAACCTCTGATTCTATACAGATTACGTGGGATCAGCCCGGAAAAGAGTTGCAAGACCATTTCCATTACTACAAACTGATTTCAATTTGTCTAACTGATAATAGCAGAAAAGAAGCATGTTTATGGAATCAAACGAATAAGTATGTTTTTTCAGACCTTGTTCCTAGGACTAATTACACATTTTCGGTTGTCGCCTGCAACACGTACACAAATGAATGTGGGAACTGGAGTACCCCACTGCAAGTTGAGACGGATGACGGAG tacCTAGTCCACCACAGAACGTCTCTGTGATATGCGAATATAGCAACACGAGTAATTCAGGTAACGTTTACGTAACGTGGGCGTTTCCAGTCGAACCAAATGGCGTGATAACACGATTCAGTGTACAACTTAACAGCTCAGCTTGCTATAAAAACGATTCAGGTATTATGGGTTGTGAAAATGTCGAAGTAACTCCCGTGAACATAGATGTGAAGAAGAATATGACAAAGAAATTTGAGGGCCTCTTACCAAATACTAATTACACG GTTTCTGTGAACGCTGAAACCAAACTTGGCAAAATTCGGCCAGGCAAATTCACCATCGATAATTGTTCAATGCCCATAGCAGTTCCGAGTAAAGATAACATGAACAACGTGGCAAGttggaagaaaattgatatcggTGACCAACACTTGTTCCAGCTAAAATTGCGAAGAATATCTGAGCGTAACGGGCCGATATGCTGCTACAGAATATTTGTTGTTAAGCTTGCTCCTAATCAGAAAGTCAGAGATTTGATTGAACCGAGAAACCTCGATGTCGATACCTATCAAAAAGTCTACACGTCTCGTTCGGGCGGCGTTTATCTGGCCGACATGTTCGATTCGGACAGTATATCGACGACAATTTTTATCGGCGACGAtaaaatttcagatgaaaacAAGAATTGCCATTATTGCGTTGGACTGAAGCCGAAAACCTTTCAGTCTGTATTGAATCTAGCCAATCAGCCGCCATCTActgatactgaaaatattacaaGCCAAATGGTGGATCCTGCGGTAAGCGACGCGTCGACAGGTTTacggagaagaagagagaataATCCGTATACAAGCATTAATTACAACGGAGAAACGTATCTACCCGAGGACGGTCCCTTGGATAAGGAATCAAATTATACTGCGTTTATCGAAATTATAG TTAATGGTAGTGAACCTGGACAATTTTTACCCGCCTACAGCAACTACCTGAATCCACATGTAGTTGGATCGTATTATCCGGTACCGGACCCGCCGGAGGACCTTGGACTGATGATGCAAATTTGCGTCGCTGTATTGataattgttatcattattctGATGGGCATGTGTGTACTtcacaaatatttgaaacacgCGCGTCAGGGCGGAGAGGAAATAATCAGTCTGAGAAACAGTTTCAG AACCCTGAGAGGAAGGCACCAGCTCGTAGCGTCAAATCCACCGGACATGCCACCGATATCACGAGCCGATCTTCTCCAGGCCTACATAGACCGCCACCGTGATTCGGACTATGGTTTTCAGCACGAATTTGAGCTGCTTCCAGACAGGTTCGCAGACCGTACAACGCGGGCTTCGGAGGCTCGTGAGAACCTGTACAAAAACCGCTATCCGGACATAAAGTGCTATGACCAAACGCGGGTGCGTTTGGTGCAGGTTGATGGTATCTGCGGGTCAGATTACATTAACGCGAACTTTGTTCTCGGCTACAAAGAGCGAAAGAAGTTCATCTGTGCCCAGGGGCCGATGGAAAACACCGTTTGCGACTACTGGAGAATGATATGGGAGCAGCATCTGGAGCTCGTGCTGATGCTGACGAATCTCGAGGAGTACTCGAAGACAAAGTGCGCTAAGTACTGGCCCGACAAAAGCGAGTCAAGAAGCTTCGGTGACATCACCGTCGAACACGTCAGGGAGAGACCGTATTCCGACTACGTCGTGAGGGAATTGAAAATGACGCGGACGGGGGAAAGAGATTCGAGGATAATAATTCAGTACCACTTTTTGGTGTGGAAAGATTTCATGGCACCTGAACACCCACATGCCATCCTCAGGTTCATCAAGAGGGTCAACGAGGCTTATTCTCTGGAAAAGGGTCCAATCCTGGTACACTGCAGTGCTGGCGTTGGGAGGACCGGGACTCTCGTTGCATTGGACTCGTTGCTGCAACAGCTCGCCGATGAGGGACAAGTGTCGATATTCAACACTGTCTGCGACCTTAGACATCAAAGGAACTTCTTGGTGCAGTCCCTTAAACAGTACATATTCGTCTATCGGGCGCTTATGGAGATGGCACAGTTCGGCGACACTGAAATACCTGCTGCCCAGCTCAAAAATCATGTTGAAAAACTTCGACAGCGAGACAATGGCAAGGATAAAACAAAGATGGAGGAGGAATACGAT aaaataagcTCCATGCTGGAAGATAGAAAATCGTTTTCTGTCGGCGGCGGTGATGAGAATAGAATAAAGAACAGAAACGACCTCGTCATACCATATGACAGAAATCGCGTTATACTGACGCCGGTACCAGGACGCGAACATAGCACGTATATAAACGCTTCGTTCATTGAGGGATACGACAATTCTGAGTCATTTATTATAACTCAGGATCCGCTAGAATCTACAATACCAGATTTCTGGCGAATGATTTCCGAACAATGCACATCGACGATAGTCATGCTCTCCGAT CTCAGCGACGGACCCCGCAAATGTCCACGATACTGGTCCGACGATGAGGTGGCGTACGATCACATAAAGGTGAGGTACATACAGAGCGAGAGTTGTCCGTACTACACAAGACGAGAGCTTtgtataattaatgaaaaaacgGACGAGAATATGATCGTGACGCAGTACCATTACCATGGATGGCCCACCGTCGAAGGGGAGGTACCCGAAGTCACGAGAGGCTTGATCGAATTGGTTGATCAGACAATATCTAATGATGTAGAATCTGGAGGTCCATTGGTCGTTCATTGCCACTGCGGATCGGACAGAAGCTCGATGTTTGTCGCCCTTAGCATTTTAGTACAACAATTACGAACGGAACGAAGGGTGGACATTTTTACAACGACAAAAAAGCTCCGCTCTCAGAGACACGGAATGATCGGCTCATTT GCTCAGTACGAGTTCCTGCATCGAGCAATCGTCAACTACTCGGACCTTCACAATCTGGCGGAAGACGAGGCAGCATCTTAA
- the Ptp69D gene encoding tyrosine-protein phosphatase 69D isoform X1, with product MLRSQAPTMKISSLFVCFLLAYTSSENPVNNSNSSDLKNESQETASPINITVSQPEEYIEAGTTPSLTCKSKVQGYVWWTKDGGNLTLPINSSDGSLWQIKKASGNDTGNYTCVAQTLAGNLHNETRYIRVVERAKIMGGHPVRVKTGEPAVLSCYIEGYPLSNFTWMKISGDEISKNMPTQDFEWNGIYREMIVNFTKVSSKHNGTYECSAKGAEPDNYVKNQTSLTVTDVPQVYINTVKAVGAHRVFLNWTINDRNDPVKEYTIQYKKSDAKEWHFNREPIDGSKTSYVLTNLDNNTDYEFKIEATNTIGRSPPNYYEDSVRTLEQDPVFVPNVVYQGVTSDSIQITWDQPGKELQDHFHYYKLISICLTDNSRKEACLWNQTNKYVFSDLVPRTNYTFSVVACNTYTNECGNWSTPLQVETDDGVPSPPQNVSVICEYSNTSNSGNVYVTWAFPVEPNGVITRFSVQLNSSACYKNDSGIMGCENVEVTPVNIDVKKNMTKKFEGLLPNTNYTVSVNAETKLGKIRPGKFTIDNCSMPIAVPSKDNMNNVASWKKIDIGDQHLFQLKLRRISERNGPICCYRIFVVKLAPNQKVRDLIEPRNLDVDTYQKVYTSRSGGVYLADMFDSDSISTTIFIGDDKISDENKNCHYCVGLKPKTFQSVLNLANQPPSTDTENITSQMVDPAVSDASTGLRRRRENNPYTSINYNGETYLPEDGPLDKESNYTAFIEIIVNGSEPGQFLPAYSNYLNPHVVGSYYPVPDPPEDLGLMMQICVAVLIIVIIILMGMCVLHKYLKHARQGGEEIISLRNSFRHLCRTLRGRHQLVASNPPDMPPISRADLLQAYIDRHRDSDYGFQHEFELLPDRFADRTTRASEARENLYKNRYPDIKCYDQTRVRLVQVDGICGSDYINANFVLGYKERKKFICAQGPMENTVCDYWRMIWEQHLELVLMLTNLEEYSKTKCAKYWPDKSESRSFGDITVEHVRERPYSDYVVRELKMTRTGERDSRIIIQYHFLVWKDFMAPEHPHAILRFIKRVNEAYSLEKGPILVHCSAGVGRTGTLVALDSLLQQLADEGQVSIFNTVCDLRHQRNFLVQSLKQYIFVYRALMEMAQFGDTEIPAAQLKNHVEKLRQRDNGKDKTKMEEEYDKISSMLEDRKSFSVGGGDENRIKNRNDLVIPYDRNRVILTPVPGREHSTYINASFIEGYDNSESFIITQDPLESTIPDFWRMISEQCTSTIVMLSDLSDGPRKCPRYWSDDEVAYDHIKVRYIQSESCPYYTRRELCIINEKTDENMIVTQYHYHGWPTVEGEVPEVTRGLIELVDQTISNDVESGGPLVVHCHCGSDRSSMFVALSILVQQLRTERRVDIFTTTKKLRSQRHGMIGSFAQYEFLHRAIVNYSDLHNLAEDEAAS from the exons ATGTTACGAAGCCAAGCCCCGACAATGAAGATATCCTCCCTCTTCGTTTGTTTCCTATTAGCTTACACCAGCTCCGAAAATCCCG tcaACAATTCGAACTCTTCAGACTTAAAAAATGAATCTCAGGAAACGGCATCACCGATTAATATAACGGTCTCTCAACCAGAGGAATACATAGAAGCAGGAACAACGCCCTCCTTGACTTGCAAATCAAAGGTGCAGGGATACGTTTGGTGGACAAAGGATGGAGGAAACTTGACATTGCCGATAAATTCATCGGACGGAAGCTTGTGGCAAATCAAAAAGGCCAGCGGAAACGATACTGGAAATTACACATGTGTCGCTCAAACTCTGGCAGGGAATCTTCACAATGAGACGAGATACATAAGAGTAGTAG AGCGTGCCAAGATAATGGGAGGGCATCCGGTACGTGTTAAAACAGGCGAACCGGCAGTACTTTCGTGTTACATCGAAGGATATCCACTGTCAAATTTTACTTGGATGAAGATCAGCGGCGATGAGATAAGCAAGAACATGCCCACCCAGGATTTCGAGTGGAATGGAATATACCGTGAAATGATCGTTAACTTCACCAAAGTTAGCTCGAAACATAACGGTACTTACGAGTGCAGTGCAAAAGGCGCTGAACCGGATAATTATGTTAAGAATCAGACATCGCTGACGGTGACCGATGTTCCCCAAGTCTATATCAACACTGTAAAAGCAGTTGGAGCACACAGAGTGTTTTTGAATTGGACCATAAACGACCGTAACGATCCTGTGAAAGAATATACAATTCAATACAAAAAAAGTGACGCGAAAGAGTGGCATTTTAACAGGGAGCCTATCGACGGCAGTAAGACTAGCTATGTTCTTACAAATCTAGATAACAACACTGACTATGAGTTCAAGATTGAAGCCACTAATACGATTGGCCGCTCACCTCCAAACTATTATGAAGACTCGGTTAGAACATTGGAACAAG ATCCTGTATTCGTTCCGAATGTCGTGTACCAGGGGGTAACCTCTGATTCTATACAGATTACGTGGGATCAGCCCGGAAAAGAGTTGCAAGACCATTTCCATTACTACAAACTGATTTCAATTTGTCTAACTGATAATAGCAGAAAAGAAGCATGTTTATGGAATCAAACGAATAAGTATGTTTTTTCAGACCTTGTTCCTAGGACTAATTACACATTTTCGGTTGTCGCCTGCAACACGTACACAAATGAATGTGGGAACTGGAGTACCCCACTGCAAGTTGAGACGGATGACGGAG tacCTAGTCCACCACAGAACGTCTCTGTGATATGCGAATATAGCAACACGAGTAATTCAGGTAACGTTTACGTAACGTGGGCGTTTCCAGTCGAACCAAATGGCGTGATAACACGATTCAGTGTACAACTTAACAGCTCAGCTTGCTATAAAAACGATTCAGGTATTATGGGTTGTGAAAATGTCGAAGTAACTCCCGTGAACATAGATGTGAAGAAGAATATGACAAAGAAATTTGAGGGCCTCTTACCAAATACTAATTACACG GTTTCTGTGAACGCTGAAACCAAACTTGGCAAAATTCGGCCAGGCAAATTCACCATCGATAATTGTTCAATGCCCATAGCAGTTCCGAGTAAAGATAACATGAACAACGTGGCAAGttggaagaaaattgatatcggTGACCAACACTTGTTCCAGCTAAAATTGCGAAGAATATCTGAGCGTAACGGGCCGATATGCTGCTACAGAATATTTGTTGTTAAGCTTGCTCCTAATCAGAAAGTCAGAGATTTGATTGAACCGAGAAACCTCGATGTCGATACCTATCAAAAAGTCTACACGTCTCGTTCGGGCGGCGTTTATCTGGCCGACATGTTCGATTCGGACAGTATATCGACGACAATTTTTATCGGCGACGAtaaaatttcagatgaaaacAAGAATTGCCATTATTGCGTTGGACTGAAGCCGAAAACCTTTCAGTCTGTATTGAATCTAGCCAATCAGCCGCCATCTActgatactgaaaatattacaaGCCAAATGGTGGATCCTGCGGTAAGCGACGCGTCGACAGGTTTacggagaagaagagagaataATCCGTATACAAGCATTAATTACAACGGAGAAACGTATCTACCCGAGGACGGTCCCTTGGATAAGGAATCAAATTATACTGCGTTTATCGAAATTATAG TTAATGGTAGTGAACCTGGACAATTTTTACCCGCCTACAGCAACTACCTGAATCCACATGTAGTTGGATCGTATTATCCGGTACCGGACCCGCCGGAGGACCTTGGACTGATGATGCAAATTTGCGTCGCTGTATTGataattgttatcattattctGATGGGCATGTGTGTACTtcacaaatatttgaaacacgCGCGTCAGGGCGGAGAGGAAATAATCAGTCTGAGAAACAGTTTCAG GCATCTATGCAGAACCCTGAGAGGAAGGCACCAGCTCGTAGCGTCAAATCCACCGGACATGCCACCGATATCACGAGCCGATCTTCTCCAGGCCTACATAGACCGCCACCGTGATTCGGACTATGGTTTTCAGCACGAATTTGAGCTGCTTCCAGACAGGTTCGCAGACCGTACAACGCGGGCTTCGGAGGCTCGTGAGAACCTGTACAAAAACCGCTATCCGGACATAAAGTGCTATGACCAAACGCGGGTGCGTTTGGTGCAGGTTGATGGTATCTGCGGGTCAGATTACATTAACGCGAACTTTGTTCTCGGCTACAAAGAGCGAAAGAAGTTCATCTGTGCCCAGGGGCCGATGGAAAACACCGTTTGCGACTACTGGAGAATGATATGGGAGCAGCATCTGGAGCTCGTGCTGATGCTGACGAATCTCGAGGAGTACTCGAAGACAAAGTGCGCTAAGTACTGGCCCGACAAAAGCGAGTCAAGAAGCTTCGGTGACATCACCGTCGAACACGTCAGGGAGAGACCGTATTCCGACTACGTCGTGAGGGAATTGAAAATGACGCGGACGGGGGAAAGAGATTCGAGGATAATAATTCAGTACCACTTTTTGGTGTGGAAAGATTTCATGGCACCTGAACACCCACATGCCATCCTCAGGTTCATCAAGAGGGTCAACGAGGCTTATTCTCTGGAAAAGGGTCCAATCCTGGTACACTGCAGTGCTGGCGTTGGGAGGACCGGGACTCTCGTTGCATTGGACTCGTTGCTGCAACAGCTCGCCGATGAGGGACAAGTGTCGATATTCAACACTGTCTGCGACCTTAGACATCAAAGGAACTTCTTGGTGCAGTCCCTTAAACAGTACATATTCGTCTATCGGGCGCTTATGGAGATGGCACAGTTCGGCGACACTGAAATACCTGCTGCCCAGCTCAAAAATCATGTTGAAAAACTTCGACAGCGAGACAATGGCAAGGATAAAACAAAGATGGAGGAGGAATACGAT aaaataagcTCCATGCTGGAAGATAGAAAATCGTTTTCTGTCGGCGGCGGTGATGAGAATAGAATAAAGAACAGAAACGACCTCGTCATACCATATGACAGAAATCGCGTTATACTGACGCCGGTACCAGGACGCGAACATAGCACGTATATAAACGCTTCGTTCATTGAGGGATACGACAATTCTGAGTCATTTATTATAACTCAGGATCCGCTAGAATCTACAATACCAGATTTCTGGCGAATGATTTCCGAACAATGCACATCGACGATAGTCATGCTCTCCGAT CTCAGCGACGGACCCCGCAAATGTCCACGATACTGGTCCGACGATGAGGTGGCGTACGATCACATAAAGGTGAGGTACATACAGAGCGAGAGTTGTCCGTACTACACAAGACGAGAGCTTtgtataattaatgaaaaaacgGACGAGAATATGATCGTGACGCAGTACCATTACCATGGATGGCCCACCGTCGAAGGGGAGGTACCCGAAGTCACGAGAGGCTTGATCGAATTGGTTGATCAGACAATATCTAATGATGTAGAATCTGGAGGTCCATTGGTCGTTCATTGCCACTGCGGATCGGACAGAAGCTCGATGTTTGTCGCCCTTAGCATTTTAGTACAACAATTACGAACGGAACGAAGGGTGGACATTTTTACAACGACAAAAAAGCTCCGCTCTCAGAGACACGGAATGATCGGCTCATTT GCTCAGTACGAGTTCCTGCATCGAGCAATCGTCAACTACTCGGACCTTCACAATCTGGCGGAAGACGAGGCAGCATCTTAA
- the eIF2D gene encoding eukaryotic translation initiation factor 2D has translation MFIKAFKVKSNSPLKGSERKKLYSEISATFPSLSDEQIQNILPKKEAVSSIKIMTHSGEIGKLFCASDVPMFFQLDSGIYPTVYTLWQYPDLLHSFTTHHAVIQKLASGADLMLPGVVLEGPPSLHAYGKLEKGFPVSVNTSDNKAAVAVGITAHSSYDLYMAGGRGRCVEILHALGDTLCQLGKPPMRPNLGVPFAQEEVDDDDEIMPEKLQELDIAEEIKTETIKERLTEENTDENREHEESVKSVENEVPSEKLDPIQQMDKLLEYCFLKACKISIKKGDLPMLSSNFFKNHLLAVCPPDQTIDVKKSSYKKLSVFLASMKSKGIINTSTMKGVETLLSVKTDHPLIRELVIMEERAPVEPVVSNVPVVAECYRVTADVFPVLSKFGCDKGDILTRAEVRKCFTEYVKKENLQDGKILTLNPQLAGILRTKEHQETLGWEDALNKFIGRMTHTHQVTVAGTRLVRSGKLEPIDITVATRSGNKKVTLVNNLETFGIKLQEFSKECQGIGASATITDVPGKKMPSVLVQGNQVLYVYKLLTEKYQINKKYIRGLEYAPKQRK, from the exons atgttcattAAGGCATTCAAGGTAAAAAGTAACAGTCCGCTGAAAGGTTCTGAAAG AAAGAAATTGTACTCTGAAATATCCGCAACGTTTCCAAGCCTCAGCGATGAACAAATTCAAAACATACTGCCAAAGAAAGAGGCGGTCAGTTCAATAAAGATAATGACTCACAGTGGGGAAATTGGCAAACTCTTCTGCGCCTCGGATGTCCCGATGTTCTTTCAACTCGACTCAGGCATCTATCCCACCGTCTATACTCTTTGGCAGTACCCAGACCTCCTGCACAGCTTCACTACTCATCATGCTGTAATCCAAAAGCTTGCCAGCGGCGCCGACCTTATGTTGCCAGGAGTTGTTCTTGAGGGTCCACCATCCCTTCACGCTTACGGGAAATTAGAAAAGGGATTTCCGGTGTCTGTCAATACCTCTGACAATAAg GCAGCAGTTGCAGTTGGCATCACTGCTCACTCCAGTTATGATTTATACATGGCAGGGGGCCGCGGTAGGTGTGTAGAAATATTACACGCACTTGGCGATACTCTTTGTCAACTGGGAAAACCACCTATGAGACCAAACTTGGGTGTACCATTTGCCCAAGAAGAGGTAGATGATGATGACGAAATCATGCCGGAGAAACTCCAGGAACTCGATATCGCAGAAGAAATCAAAACTGAAACGATAAAGGAACGTTTAACAGAA GAAAATACGGATGAAAACAGGGAACACGAGGAGAGTGTGAAGAGTGTGGAAAACGAGGTGCCTAGTGAAAAACTTGACCCCATTCAACAGATGGACAAGCTTTTGGAGTATTGTTTCCTAAAAGCGTGTAAAATCTCGATAAAAAAAGGGGACCTGCCAATGCtctcgtcaaatttttttaaaaaccatTTACTAGCTGTTTGTCCACCTGATCAAACTATAGATGTCAAAAAGTCGAGCTACAAAAAGCTGTCCGTATTCTTGGCTAGCATGAAATCTAAGGGTATAATCAACACCTCGACTATGAAGGGCGTCGAGACGTTGCTGTCTGTAAAG ACCGACCATCCGTTAATAAGAGAATTAGTGATAATGGAAGAACGTGCGCCAGTTGAACCTGTTGTATCGAACGTTCCCGTTGTTGCAGAGTGTTACAGAGTTACGGCAGATGTTTTTCCTGTTTTATCGAAATTCGGATGCGA CAAAGGGGACATTCTGACTAGGGCCGAAGTGCGAAAGTGCTTCACCgaatacgtgaaaaaagaaaatcttcaAGATGGAAA GATTTTGACTTTAAATCCACAACTGGCCGGCATATTGCGGACAAAAGAACACCAGGAAACTCTGGGCTGGGAAGATGCGCTCAATAAGTTCATCGGCAGAATGACCCATACTCATCAAGTGACAGTTGCTGGGACGAGGTTGGTACGGAGCGGAAAATTGGAACCAATAGATATCACAGTCGCTACTAGGTCTGGAAATAAAAag GTGACATTGGTGAACAACTTAGAAACCTTTGGTATAAAATTGCAAGAATTTAGCAAAGAGTGTCAAGGAATTGGAGCCAGCGCTACAATAACTGATGTACCTGGGAAAAAAATGCCTAGTGTGCTTGTACAAGGCAACCAAGTTCTCTACGTTTACAAATTGTTAACCG aaaaataccaGATAAATAAGAAGTATATAAGAGGCCTCGAATATGCACCCAAACAACGAAAGTAA